TGGATAGAAGGtattttgttaagaaggaaggcATAGGGGTCGGGTGGGTTCTCTAGGCCCTCCCAGACTGAACTgtgccagagtggtggcagccagtagaaggccctccctgaCCCCTCGCTTGTGGCAGGCCCCGAGAGGGTTCAGAGACAGGGCACTCCCAGCCTCATGATGGTAGCGGCACCAGCTTTATGACAGTCTCCCCACCTGGACACTGGTGTGGTGCTTACTCGGGTTGACTTGGATGCCAGTTGGAAGCAGGCCTATTTGGCTTGGTTTTGGATTATGTCTGTTGGTCTCTTACTTTTGACCACATCCCAGAGAGATACTGCCTGTGTTCAAAAAAGCACTGTTTGTTTGATTTTCCTGATGACTGTTTTACATCTATTATGAGTAACACTGAGCTTTCAATGGAGTACAAATCTTTTAAGCTCATAAAATAATATTTCCCTTGTTGTGTACTGAATTTATTGATCCATGTGGCTTCACATGCATCCATTGAACTGCGGGAAACTGCGGGTCACCTGGATGGAAACTCAACCTTAGTGATTTGGTATGGACTCAGGGGGGTGTTCCGGGGCACATGCATCCCAGCCCCACCCTGTTGTCTTTTGGGGagtgacggtggctcagcggtagagcatctgcttgtacgcagaaggtcccaggttcaatccccagcatctccaactaaaaagggtccagacaagtaaacctcatcttgagaccctggagagccgctgccagtctgagtggataatactgactttgatggaccgaggggggtctgattcagtaggaggcagcttcGGATGTTCTTCATAGTATGTAGTAGCTACAAAGCATATTCTGTGTGGAACTCCAATGCATCGAACTCGCTATTTCACACTgccgatgaggatgggatcctattGAGTCAGCCTATTGCTCAGCCGGACTGCATGCTCCGCACATCGAGCTCCAGTGCCTCTCACAATGCATTGCGGCTGAGATCATGGCTGTTGCTCCAGGGCATCACTTGCTGGAGTTCAACCTCCCGCAGGCGGACCTGTGGGAAACATTGGTGGACCGGCTCAAGAACTACTTCCTCCTGCACAAGATGGAGGACGAGAACGATCAGAAAGCGCTCCTACCCAGTTTGTGTGACGTCAACACCTTGCAGCTAATGAAGCGCCTCATCTCTCCGACCACACTCGAAGCCACCTCGTACCAGGACCTGATCAGGGCAGTGACAAACCATTTGCCACCCCAGCCAACCTGCTTGCCACGTCGGCACAAGTTCTGTACACGGCAGCAGACGCCCTCTGAATCTGCCGCAGACTACCTCACCGAGCTGAGGCATTGCCCTGCGCTGTAAGTTCCATGACCTGGATGAAGTTCTCCTGGACCAGTTCACAGTGAAAATTTGGGACAAGAAACTGCACCTTCAGCCCCTCGCCACAGATGACATCGCCTATTATTTCTGTACCTACTCCCAGATTGACAAGGAGGCGCTCGCCATTGTAGCAGGGGTGTGGAAGTTCCACGATTACCTGTACGGGCAGCCCTTCACCATCGCAACGGGCCACAAGCCACTGCTCGGATTGCTTGCTTTGGACTGAAAGACCCCGCAAATCCTGTGACCGCACATCCTCCATTAGAACAACTTCCTGGGCATCTACCACTATTCCCAGGTCTACCACTCTGGGAAGCCATCTACTGCTCACCTCCATTGACCTggacccagccccagcacaccagatcCTGCTCATCGGGACACTGCCCGACGAGGCCTTGCCTGCCTCGGATGTAGCCAAACACACGGCCCGGGACCGCGTCCTCTTCCGTGTTCTGGACTGGGTGAGGAGGGGATGGCCCACTAGTCGGGTGGGCCCAGAATTTACAGCGTTCGTTTCCTGCAAGGACAAACTGTCagcacacaaggggtgcctattatggggaagccgCGTAGTGGCAAGCAAGTGTTAGAGGCCCTACACAAGACATACCCGGGAAtcgtgcgcatgaaggccctcgcccggagctacgtgtggggGCCAGGCCTAGACGAAGAAATGGTTGTGGGTGAAGTGCTGCCAGCCCTGGCAGGAATCACAACCAGATTCTCCCAGCGCCCCTGTACTTTGCTGGGGGTTGATGTGCACACCATGGTCCCGACTGCACCTGGACTTTGCGGGCCCCTTCCACGGCCAACTCTTTTTTATCACGGTGGACTCTTACGCCAAGTGGATGGAGGTGATGCCAGTTGCTTCCACCTCATACCGAGCAGCCATACGTGCCCTGCGGAGGGCCTTCTGCGCCCACGGATACCAGACGCCATCACAACAGCCAGTTGAGCGGCCTTGACCTCCCGCAAGTTCCAGGAGTTCTTGGGAAGGTACTTAATAAAGCCCATTCGGTCCACTCCATTCCAcctggccaccaacagccaagcgcATGACCAAAGAATTCCTAAGTCAAATCCTGTCCAGGAACTGGGGCCACAGGCTCACTGCCTTCCTCTTTGGAAACTGGACAGCCCCTAGCACAGTCACCAGCCGAAGCACAGTGGAGCTACTCATGGGCGGGTGCCTGACCACCCGCTTGGACCGTCTGAATCCTGATCAGGCCCCAGAGCAGTGCCGGAGGCTTCTTCCCAGGCCTCCCAGTGTATGCAAAGAACTTTTCTAGCAGCTCAGATTGGCTCCCGGTCAGGGTGTTTAGAGTCATGGGGCCCCACTCCTACGAGGTGTCGACGGAAGTGGGCCAACTTCTATGCCGGTACAGGGACCGGCTGTACTGCTGGCCGCTTCTGGAAGAGCCAGAGAGCCCAGAGTTAGAAGAGGAAGCTGGAGATGGGGAAGAGCCAGCGTGGCCACAGACCGGGCCCTTGCAGGCCCCAATCCTTCTAGTGCCAGAAACCCACAGGGAGGCAGCCCCTCTGGTAGATCCGATGAGGCCCCATTTTCACCACCTCCGCCAATGGTCCCGGTTCCTCTGCCACAGCTGACCCTAACTTGGCCCCGGTGCTCACAGAGGCAGTGGTGCCAACCCCCGGGATACCTAGAGGAATACCTGGATaccacccaccacctcccgaggaggaagcctgttccactgaggaaccgctctgactgtcaggaagttcttcatgttgagccagaaactcttttgatttaatttcaacctgttggttctggtcctaccttccggggctgcAGAAAAAAGCTACGTTAGAGCTTTGGAacctgggggaggaggggtgttGCGTACTGAATTTATTGATTTGCGTGGTTTCGCAAGCTTCCACTTCACCTGGAAACCGTGGGTCACCTGGATGGATTTGAACTCTGCAAATGAACCAGTGAGCGGTAGAGGTGCAAAACCCAATCACAGTGATTTGGtatgggctcgggggggggggggggttcggggtacatgcatataagcagggtccCGGCCTTGCCATGTTGTCTTTTAGTATGTCGTAGCAATAAAGTATTTTCTGGGTTGAACCCCGCTGCatcgaactcactatttaacacccCTAAAGCACAAAATGGCTAACgcattttaaaatgtcattcGAAAAGCACTAAACAATTTTTGAAGTGTCCTTGTACCGGAAAGGCTGTGGCTGCAGGCACCAAATGCAGCTGACTGCTGGGTATTCCTCAGGTCTCCTTTCTTACCATTCTGCAAAACACCTCCCTGTGTTTGTTCTGCCAgccatcatagaatcctagagttggaagggacctccagggtcatctagcccaaccccctgcacaaggcaggaaactcacaaacccctccccctaaattcacaagaccttcattgctgtcagatggccatctagcctctgtttagaaacctccaaggaaggagagcccacccaccacctcctgacgaggaagcctgttccactgaggaaccgctctgactgtcaggaagttcttcatgttgagccagaaactcttttgatttaatttcagcccgttggttctggtcctaccttccggggctgcagaaaacaattccacaccctcctctataggacagcccttcaagtactcgaagatggtgatcctatcacctctcagccgcctcctctccaggctaaacaggcccagctccttcaacctttcctcataggacttggtctccagacccctcaccatcatttGGGGACGTTTTCTCCCAGCTTTCTCAGACACTGTGGGGAAGATTCCTGGGGCGAAGCAGCTGTCTTTGAGAATGGCACtgtaatggaggggggaggatttTCAGCTGGAGAGTTCTTGCCAGCTGAAACAAATGGGAAACAAAATCCAAACCAAAAACCTAAACTAATAGCATCAATTTTAATGAAACCAAGCCAggcgttttgttttgtttttttaaaccaaatGAGTTGAAAGCAGTGATGAGAAATGAGTGCGGCTGGATCCCCAACGCCCCAAAGCAAGGCAAGGCGGGGTAGAATGCTGACTCCCTCTATGGTCCTGGAGGCCAAAGGCAGCCATTCCCTTCTCTcttctggcagcagcagcagctcccatcTCAAGGAGTTTCTGCTCTCCTTGTCTGGCTGAGAACCTTCTGACTCCCCTATGAAGGGTGAGCCTGGGGCATGGAAGGTTCTTGGACCACAGCCGAAGCAACCCACCAAGGAGAGGCCCTTCCAGGGAGAAAAGACAaggcgggtgggggtggggagaagatgaCCCACTTGCCCTTTGGGATGGGGCTGGTGGCTTCTGAGCATTGGGGTGGGGGATGCCCTGGAGGACCCAGGCCCTCCGCAGTGCCTCTCGCTGCTCCTTGCAGCGGCTGGCTCTTTTGCTCCAGACAACACGCACCGGGATACCAGATCTGGGAGCCACGCCGCAGGTTCTAGATGTGGTGCCAAGGAGCATTCTTCCAGTGCTCTGCTCCCGTCCAAACACATCCTCTGCAAAGAACCTGCAATGGCTCTCCATTGAGCTCTATCGGTGGCCCAGCAGCCCGCCTGTCCTGTGGCACCCCCCATTAGTGGAAGTAATCTCTGTCCCTtgcaggtgctgctgctgcttttcgtCCGGATCCGAATGTCAGCATCCCTAATTTTGCTGAGCGAGCGAGCTACCTGCGTTCCACCCCCATCCAAGCACACCTTGAAGGACTATCCTATCCTGGGGCAGAAGGGAACGCTGAGAGCAGCCAGCTAGGCGGCATGGTCGCTTCCCTCCCACCGGAATACTTCGGCGGGTTGCCACAAGCCGCCCCTGCCCCTGCCCCCGCCTTCAGCCCCGGCAGCCTCGGCTCCCCCGTCGTGTTCGCGAATGCTGCAGATGGGAGCGCTGAGAGCAGCCAAGTGGGCAGCATGGTCTGTCCCCTCCCACAGAAATACTTCGGCGGGTTGCCGCCAGCCGCCCCCGGCCCCGCCTTCAGCCCCGGCAGCCTCGGCTCCCCCGTCGTGTTCGCGAATGCTGCAGCCGCGGGAGCCCCGGGCCCCCCTCCGAGGGCAGCGGCGGCCACCAGGCCGATGTTCTCTCTCGTCCCGCAGGAGACCTCCGCCTGGTCTGTCCCCACCACCATCCAGCTCTCGCAAGCCGACTCGGTCTTCAGCCCCGCGCACGCGGCGGCCACTCGGAGGCGCATGTTCCCCCTCACCCCCCAGGACGCATCCGCCTGGTCTCTGCCCAGCCCCGTGCAGCTCTCGCAAGCCGACTCGGTCTTCAGCCCCGTAGGCAGCATCGACCCCATCTACTTCGGGCTCGCGGAGAGCGGCCCCATTTCAGCGGGCGGCCTCGCAGATTTCTCCGCTTACTCCCTCTACTCCCCCGCGGCCGCTTTCCCCGCCCAGGCTCCAGCACCGCCTCCCCTCCGGCAGAGGCCTGCCCCTTTTGTCCTGCAGCCCCCTCCGCCGGGAAGGAAGGGCCGGAAACCACCCTCGCCAGCCCCCGCCCCAATGCCTCTGGCCCCGGCCCCGGACCTGCAGAGCCCCCAGGAACGCAAGGAGACCTCCCTGAAGACGGGCAGCGATGCAAAATCCGCAGGTGAGAGAGGTcccgggggcgggggcgggggggcggggagcagttGTTGTGGATGCCTGGAGCCGCTCCCCTCTCGTGCCCCTGACGGCCAGCCCCACCCTCCGACCCCCAGCCAGCCTTGGCCAGAGATCCAGCCAAGGCCACGGGACAATGGTTGGCTAGTGGGGCAGGCTTGCCAAGGCTTGGAGGAGAGGCAGCAAGGAAGGCTCTGCTCGTACTCGGAAGGGCCAGTTGCCAGGCACCAGGGATGGCGTGTGCAGCAAGACCTGGACCCCAAAGGACTGTGCTTCCCCAGGACTCAAGGGATGGAAGAGGTGGAGGAACAAAgcaggggcaggcaggcaggcaggtggaGAAGGCCTCAGATGTGTCCCAGGGCTGCCTCAATAGAACCCCTGGGGCTCGCCCTTGCCTGGGAGCTGGCTAGGGAAGCTCTGGGCCAGGAGTTAGATGCCAGCCTCTTCCAGCTGTGAGACACATCTGGCACCTTCCCCTCAGATGCAGCAGCACGTGCAGGAGCTTCAGAGCCCTCTCGGCACATGGGGACCACTCGGGGCCCAGAGCAGAAGGGAAGGTTGCCATCTAGACCGGCTGCTGCAGCCGCTACACCAAGGGCTCTTTCTCGTCTGGCTCTTTGTGCCCTGCGTCTACACAGCAGAACACAACCCAGCTGCGGGAGGCTGAGCTCCTCTCTTTTGGCAGGAAGTTGGCACAGGGCAGTCTTCAGGTGGGTGAGGGTCTGAAAGGAGGcattcccccctccacacaccagGGCAGGGGCCGCTCCGTGTCTGCTCTGGGCATGCATCCCTCATTTGGAGGGTTCTTAAGGAGCACAAAATCTAGAAATGACTGAGCCACAAGGTGCAAGGGAGGCTGTTACTGGATTTCCCAGCAATCTCTAATTCAGCACAacccccccacccaaccccacTCAAACCCAGCAGTGCTCCTGGCTCCATGAGAGCAAAGCACAGAGATGAGCAGCGACTGCTGAGGCCAGGGGCCCAACCGAAGGCCCCTCGCCCTCCACTCCCAGAGGTCCTGCAGAGGGAGCCAGTCCTGGAGTGAGCCCGCCTTCCCTTCTTCCTAGACCCACTCGGGCATGGGTGGCCCCTTGAGCTCTCCCAAGGGTGTGGCTTTggggctgttggggctcccaaggcgTTGTGTTGCAGGGAGACCTTGGAGCTGAAGGGACTTTGACAGCAGGTCCTGCTCGTGCTCTGCCTTCAGGGCTCCCTGGTGCCTGGCCCGAGACCCCCACAGGTCTtttgcctggccccctcaagcaTCTGCTTTTGGGCTAGTTTGGAAGGAGCCAGTGCTGCACACATttccctggtgggatggatcagaGCATCTTGGAACGGGTACATGCCAAATTCCAGCATCCAAGCCATTCAGAGAGCCCCATGAGTCAGCCTAGGTATCCGTATAAATGCAATGCGAGGATTCCCCACAAATACATCGACTTGTTTTTACTGGCATGGAGGAGCCACCAGGTTGTCCCACAGCAGAAGTGCCCAGGAGGGCAgacttcaggggggggggggttggcagatTCTCAGCCCCAGTCACCAGGTGGCATTGAAGCCACAACACTGGCTGCCCGCCTGGTCAGGGGACTGGACCACTCCCTCCACATCCCCCCAGGGAGACAGGCTGCTCCTCTCCAGGCAGGGGCGCTGCAGCCCCAGAGGGTTCCTTGCTTTTGCCAGCTCAGCctgggaagggaggcaggaggggagtgtgtgtgtggggggacctTGCTCTGGGGTGGCCCTTGGGCTGAGTCCAGAAGGGGGGCTGTTGTGGGCGAGCCCTTGGCTGCCAGTGGAGAGGAagccccatccaagtactggagGGGAGAAGGataatattgggggtgggggagaccccCTGAGCAAGGGCAGTGCCCACTTGGTGCATCCCCTGCCCCGCCACACGGTTGGAGCACCCGCCCTTGACTGCCCCTGTCCTTTCAGATGCCAGGGAGCGCCTTGTCGGGGAGATCGCCTTCCAGCTGGACCGCAGGATCCTCTCCAACATCTTCCCCGACCGCATCCGTCTCTACGGCTTCACGGTTTGCAACATCCCCAAGAAAGTCGAGCAGGTGAGGGGAGGCTGTGCTTACTGCCCCCTTTCTGGTCCCGCTCTGCAGGGAGGAAAAGAGGTGCCGGGGGGGCCAGTGGGACCTGGAGGGGCctgggagcactccctggagcaGACTGGCTGTGTGGTTCCTGAGGAGACCCCACCCTTGGCTTGGCGCAACTGAGGAGGAAGCTGCCCCTCCTTTGGAGACAGACAGGGTGGCCCTGGGAAATGGCAGGAGTCCATGGGGGGCATGCTCTTATTGGCTGTGATGGGAAACAGGAGCCAGATGCAAGGGTGGAGGCCTGGGAAGCCTTTTCATAGACAAGCCATGCCCAAAGAGAGCATCTAGCATGGTCTTGCGCTTCGCAGTGAAGCCAGagcctgggggcggggggaggaagtaCGCCCAAGCCTGGGGCTGGGGTCCTCCAGAGGATAATGGAAGCAATGGGCTTTGgacacggggggaggggaggggcaggtgTTCCTTGGAGAGGGGATGGGGTTGAGCCAGTTTTAGTCTGCAGTGGAGACGCGCCCTCTCTGTGGCAGCTCCAGATGCTGGGCAACTGACGGGGCCTTTGgcacctctctcccctcccctcccctcccctcctgccatgCCCAGGGTTTCTTCAGGGGGGGCTGCTACAGCGTAATCAGTGTCAGCCCATACCCGGGACAAGGGTGGGCAGTGCATTTGAGTGCAGCTGTCTGCAGCCCAAAGTGTGCACATGGACTGGCTGACTGGATGTCCAGGGACAAATTGTGCGCAGATTAGACAAGGAGAAAGGGGGCTGGGAGACCAAGAAAAGCACCAGGGTTTGGGGGCAGGGGTCTCGCTCGGCCCCCTGACCTGGCCCTGTTTGAGTCCTGCTGCATTTGTTTGAGGCAGTGTGGGAAGCTGCAAGAGGCATTTAAGAAAAGGGTGGAGCTTCCTGCCACCTCCACCCTGGGGGAGTCATGGAGATCTGGGGCCACAgcagagaaaaagaggaggaggaggagggggtttccataccctgcttttctctgccttcaggagcctcagagtggctcacaatccccttccctccctctccccacaacaggcaccctgtgaggcaggtggggctgagagagttctgagagaactgtgactggcccaaggtcacccagctggctgcaggaGGAGCAGTGGGGggatgaaacctggttctccagattagagtcccccacTCTTGACCATCAGTCAGCTGCAATCGGATGGCATTTCCCACCACGCAGCCTGGATTGCAGTTAGCAGTCAGTTATAGCATTGCAATATCCAGAAAGCTCTTATGGCCGcagtgcaggtgtctggctcaggACAGGAAACAGCCACAGCGCCCACCAGCCTGGTGACTGGCCATGCACTTTTGCCCTGTCCCAGAGACATGTGTGATTGTGGTCAACTCCTCATCCATGCAGAAGGCTGCAGTAATCCCCACCCAGTCCCCAGCAGCTCTGGAGAAGCATGGAGCTCAGGAATCGGGTCTGGAATCGGACTCTCGctaggctgtggagtcttgtgagcaaaaattccactttgtgagctcctggcattcaagtggtgggCTCCTGCAGAAATTAGCTGGCTCCGGGGCcctccttcttgagctaagacaaaagtgtgtgagccagaggcttaaaaactgtgagccagctgacatgaactcagcttagagggaacactgcaaagTCCCAGCCCAAGACCCCAGGCAAGCTCAGTTGAAGCCACTCATCCTGGatagagagaccaaggccttgcCTTGGAATCAGGCAGCTTAGCGCCTTCACATGTCGGGAGGCTAGAGAcccttctgtctgtctgtctgtccagcaGCCCAGACCCTCATCTCAACGCTCTTCCTCTCTTCACAGAGCAGAAACGATCCTTACAGCCAACTGAACGAACAGCAGGCCTCTGCCATCATGGAGCGCTATAACGCCATCATGAATCGCCTGAAGCCTTTGGGCTACAACCCAGACACTCACCCCAGGCGCACAGAGCAGGTGGTGAACACTTTTGGCATCCTCCGGGAGCGGCCAGAGCCGACGGGTGCCGAAGCCGCCTCCTACAATGACATACAGAACCTGCAGAATGTGGTGAGGGAGCTGGTTCCCCCGGAGATGAATGACGACTGCATGCTGCTACTCAACTGCCTGCACCAGCTGTCGCAGGACGATGGGAAGCCCTTGTTCATCTGGTGAcccctctgctcccctccccGGCTGTGTACCCCATGCACGTGCAATAAAGCCCTCTGCAAATGCCTGGCCAGTGTGTCTTTCTGTCGAGGAGCCCCCCGCCCACTTCTGCCTCCCTGCTGTGTCGCCATTGCTGGGTGAAGGACTGCCCTGGAGAGGACTCCCAGGCAGGACTGGCAAATGGGAATAGGCAACCGAGACAGTTGCCTAGGCCGCCAGGTCTCAACGGGGCGCAGGGTGcgtgccccctccctgctcacgCTGTCCCTGAGCCTCTGATTGGACACTGAGTGGTCAGAGGAATCCCCccgcccctcagcacccagaaacaacagcGCTTCAGTGActagcgtgatgacatcacctctgggtgatgttAGCATGCCGCACATGTGTGCTTTGCGTGCGCGTGATTGCAGCAAGGTGACTGGAaaactaagactggagaactgggccaactatatacagtcaaCGTTCCTGCGCTTCAATGTCATTGGACCATTTGAACCCGTAGGAGGCTGGCGATTGGTctgggggaagcagagatttggatcctgctgcccattgtctcTATGTCTCCAAGCTTGATCCTAAAGgcgccaatgagccaggcaggaactaacaacccGTATCAAACACCGAGTCACATCCACAACAGAAACTGAGGGAGAAGTTTCCTGCCTGAGATCTTTGCAAGTTATCTGGCTGATTGACATTATGTCTTGTTTTCATTAAGCTTTCAGGCTGCATTTTTATTGACATGATGTTTAGTAAACCCTTTCAGGTTTGATGGGATATTAACGAGTATACAGATGTTCTCTCGGCTTGACCCCTGAGTCCATAAGGTGGGGGGGGCACCAACTGTGGCCAGCTGTGCCAGGCTGATGTGTAGGCAGAAATGTGAAGGTGGTTCCCTGCTTTCATTCTGCCGTTCGGCTTCATTGTAGTGGAGGGCCACATCTGCTCAGGTTTCTTAGGCTGTTGTTGATTGGTTGTTTGGTGATTATGTTGAATGGTACTTTCTAAGGCAtgttctggtttttaaaattttttacatTTTAACTTGCTCTGATCTTATCCAAGTCAGATGATTATGTACGGCTGCCTTTGAAAGTGGTCCCAATTAATGAACAGGCTATTGGATGGCACCGGGGGGATGGCTCATTGACAGAATggctccttggcatgcagaatgtacacggttcagtccccagcagccTCAGAGGTCAAAGGCTCAGGTCtcagaccctggggagctgctgctgagAAAGACAACGCTGGCTCTGGTGGACCAAAGCGggccggggggggcgggggcggtcTGATTGAGCTTCATGTGTCTAGGAGCTTCGTAGGGGGCTGGGTCCAGAGATCACATCATCCCTGTGTGGAAAGATCTGTGCTGGCTGCCTTTCCGTTTCTGGGCATAATTCAGAGTGCTGACTCATACCTTTAAGGCCCCCAAACAGTTTGGGGCCCTCTGCTCTCCTATGGTCCCACCCACCACCTGAAGATCTGCCAAAAAAGCCCCTCTCGCTGCCTCCCTTCCTTCAGAAgggcagtttggtgcagtggttaagtgcacagactgggagaactgggtttgattcccccctcatcCACAAGCtggtgtggccttgggtcagtcataactctctcagagttgttcctctcaagagcagttctctcagagctctctcagccccacctaccccacagggtatcAGCTGTGAGGAGAGGGTTCCATTCCACGATGGATGCTGGGTGTAGTGATCAGCATCTTCTATGAGGCTCGAAGCATGGTTAGGAGCATGACACTGAACTGCTGAATGGGCCAGTGGGGCCAGCTATGCACGCCGGGTTCCCTCTGTGGCCCGCTGGGGTGCCCGTGGCAGGGGAGAGACCAAGCCAGGGTGTGGGTCAGAAGCGGAGAGAGGGCCGCAAGGGCAAGTCCAACCCGAGGTCAGAAGCACAAGAGCAGAGCAGGAACCAAGAGAGCACCGTCCAAACGGGGTCATTCaaaaccaggaggggaggagccgaAGGATCAGGTTTCAAAAGCAAACCGTAGTGGAGGCGCGTCCCGAGCAGGCCCGGAGCCAGAGAATTTTAGTTGGGGGGGCTCACGGGGAAAATGTTTGGATCTGGAGGCCCCCGCTGTCACCATCCCTGCTCTGGCggacccctcccccctccacagcgcctccccttccctcccacccgGTGAAGCAGTGAAGGgcaggctcctggggctctttcaaggcatcCCAAGCCATGCAGAGGCTGGCAGTTCCTATGCCGGCTTTCCGGTGTGTTGGGGTAGCcagtgctgaacttgctgagcgCATCAGAAAGCCAGGGTAGGAACTGGCAACCTTGGCGTGGCTTTTCCCGCTGATCaactgattggtggggggggggcgccttgaAAGAGTTCCAGGAACCCACGCTTcaatgggtgggtgggagggagggggaggcgctgTGCAGAGGGGAGCGGGGGGCACCAGAGTGGCGGGAGATTGGGGAGCTGGTGCTTCatcaggtgggtgggagggagggaggcgccaCGGAGGGGAGCGGGGTCCTTcaccaggtgggtgggagggaggggggaggcgccaCGAAGGGGAgcgggggctgccagagcagcagggagatTGGGGAGCCGGTGCTTcaccaggtgggtgggagggagggagggagggggaaggcaccaTGGAGAGGAGCGGGGCCACCAGAACAGCAGGGAGATTGGGGAGCCGGTGCTTCACCAGGtggatggggaggaagggagggaggggggaggctccaAGGAGGGAAGCAGGGGCCGCCAGAACAGCGGGGAGATCGGGGGCCGCCAGAGAAGTGgcggtggagagagtgggggccgacaaagctgtggggaaagGAGGTGTCATAAAGGTTGAGGGGGGTTGGGTAGGGAGGCCCCttcatggctacgggcct
Above is a window of Heteronotia binoei isolate CCM8104 ecotype False Entrance Well chromosome 7, APGP_CSIRO_Hbin_v1, whole genome shotgun sequence DNA encoding:
- the SPATC1 gene encoding speriolin, with amino-acid sequence MVASLPPEYFGGLPQAAPAPAPAFSPGSLGSPVVFANAADGSAESSQVGSMVCPLPQKYFGGLPPAAPGPAFSPGSLGSPVVFANAAAAGAPGPPPRAAAATRPMFSLVPQETSAWSVPTTIQLSQADSVFSPAHAAATRRRMFPLTPQDASAWSLPSPVQLSQADSVFSPVGSIDPIYFGLAESGPISAGGLADFSAYSLYSPAAAFPAQAPAPPPLRQRPAPFVLQPPPPGRKGRKPPSPAPAPMPLAPAPDLQSPQERKETSLKTGSDAKSADARERLVGEIAFQLDRRILSNIFPDRIRLYGFTVCNIPKKVEQSRNDPYSQLNEQQASAIMERYNAIMNRLKPLGYNPDTHPRRTEQVVNTFGILRERPEPTGAEAASYNDIQNLQNVVRELVPPEMNDDCMLLLNCLHQLSQDDGKPLFIW